One genomic segment of Ancylobacter sp. IITR112 includes these proteins:
- the fdnG gene encoding formate dehydrogenase-N subunit alpha — MNMELSRRTFLKTSGAGLAGTTLGAFGFSEAEAAVAAAVKPFHLVNTTEARNTCTYCSVACGIIIYSKGDLKKGEKADIVHIEGDADHPTNRGTLCPKGAALRDIVKSPTRLTQPMIRKAGADSFEPISWDAALDKIARAMKDDRDANFVATNQDGVTVNRWLTAGFLAASATTNETAFATYKVVRSTGILAFDNQARVUHGPTVASLAPTFGRGAMTNAWTDIKNTDLVVIMGGNAAEAHPCGFKWVTEAKANRGAKLIVVDPRYNRSASVADFYAPIRQGSDIVFLMALINYCISNDKVQWDYVKPFTNASFVVREGYGYQDGLFTGYDEEKRDYNRDTWEYEIGPDGYAVVDDTLQNPRCVWNLLKQHVAIYTPEMVERVCGTPKDAFLKVAEMVAECSTPTKTMTSMYALGWTQHSKGAQNIRGMAMLQLVLGNIGVRGGGMNALRGHSNIQGLTDLGLMSNLIPGYLNIPTQKEPDFTTYMSTRAFKPLRPNQTSYWQNYRKFFVSFMKSMYGPAATAENDWAYNYLPKLDVASYDVLRIFEMMKQGKVNLYFCQGFNPLQAFPDKGKLAAGLAKLKLLVIMDPLETETARFWEDHGTFNKVSPADIKTEVIQLPTTCFAEDEGSLVNSGRWLQWHWPGGSPPGEAKTDTWIMAQIHLRLKALYQKEGGAFPDPIVNLNWSYKDPGEPTPEELAKEMNGSVLVDVFDPADPTKKILEAGKQLSGFGQMRDDGTTAGGCWIFSGCWTEAGNMMARRDNSDPGDAGMFLKWSYSWPANRRVLYNRASCDLDGKPWDPSRKLIEWDGAKWTGYDVPDIAPTAKPRDVGPFIMNPEGTSRLWVRKMMRDGPFPVHYEPFESPVANVIAPKIRGNPVARVFKDDWKSFADIGDPNFPYAGTSYRLTEHFHYWTKNNHVNSVLQPEQFVEISEELAKEKGIALGGWVRVWSKRGELYAKAVVTKRIKPMTIDGKTVHIVGVPIHWGFVGSARKGFPANTLTPFVGDANIETPEFKAFMVNIEPSTGPVVA; from the coding sequence ATGAATATGGAGCTCTCGCGCCGTACGTTCCTCAAAACGTCGGGGGCCGGCCTTGCCGGTACCACGTTGGGTGCCTTCGGCTTCAGCGAGGCGGAGGCGGCCGTCGCCGCTGCCGTGAAGCCGTTCCACCTGGTGAACACCACGGAAGCGCGAAACACCTGCACCTACTGCTCGGTCGCCTGCGGCATCATCATCTATTCCAAGGGTGACCTGAAGAAAGGCGAGAAGGCCGACATCGTCCATATCGAGGGCGACGCCGACCATCCGACCAATCGCGGCACGCTCTGCCCCAAGGGCGCGGCGCTGCGCGACATCGTGAAGTCGCCGACGCGCCTGACCCAGCCGATGATCCGCAAGGCGGGCGCCGACAGCTTCGAGCCGATCTCCTGGGACGCGGCGCTCGACAAGATCGCCCGCGCGATGAAGGACGACCGCGACGCCAATTTCGTCGCGACAAACCAGGACGGCGTGACCGTCAATCGCTGGCTCACCGCCGGCTTCCTCGCGGCCTCCGCGACCACCAACGAGACGGCGTTCGCGACCTACAAGGTCGTGCGCTCGACCGGCATATTGGCGTTCGATAACCAAGCGCGTGTCTGACACGGCCCGACGGTGGCGAGTCTCGCCCCAACTTTTGGCCGTGGAGCAATGACCAACGCCTGGACGGACATCAAGAACACCGACCTCGTGGTCATCATGGGCGGCAATGCCGCCGAAGCACATCCGTGCGGATTCAAATGGGTCACCGAGGCGAAAGCCAACCGTGGCGCCAAGCTCATCGTCGTCGACCCGCGCTACAACCGCTCGGCCTCGGTGGCGGATTTCTATGCGCCGATCCGCCAGGGGTCGGACATCGTCTTCCTCATGGCCCTGATCAATTACTGCATCAGCAATGACAAGGTGCAGTGGGACTATGTGAAGCCCTTCACCAATGCCAGCTTCGTCGTGCGCGAGGGCTATGGCTACCAGGACGGGCTGTTCACCGGCTATGACGAGGAAAAGCGCGACTATAACCGCGACACATGGGAATATGAGATCGGCCCGGACGGCTATGCCGTGGTCGACGACACGCTGCAGAATCCGCGCTGCGTGTGGAATCTGCTGAAGCAGCACGTCGCCATTTACACGCCTGAGATGGTGGAGCGCGTCTGCGGCACACCGAAGGACGCCTTCCTCAAGGTGGCCGAGATGGTGGCGGAATGCTCGACGCCGACCAAGACCATGACGAGCATGTACGCGCTCGGCTGGACCCAGCATTCCAAGGGCGCGCAGAATATTCGCGGCATGGCGATGCTGCAGCTCGTGCTCGGCAATATCGGCGTGCGCGGCGGCGGCATGAACGCTCTGCGCGGGCATTCCAACATCCAGGGGCTGACCGATCTCGGGCTGATGAGCAACCTCATCCCCGGCTATCTCAACATCCCCACCCAGAAGGAACCGGACTTCACCACCTATATGTCGACGCGGGCCTTCAAGCCGCTGCGGCCGAACCAGACGAGCTACTGGCAGAACTACCGCAAGTTCTTCGTCAGCTTCATGAAGTCCATGTACGGCCCGGCCGCAACGGCGGAGAATGACTGGGCCTATAACTACCTGCCCAAGCTCGATGTCGCCAGCTACGACGTGCTGCGCATCTTCGAGATGATGAAGCAGGGCAAGGTGAACCTCTATTTCTGCCAGGGGTTCAACCCGCTGCAGGCCTTCCCTGACAAGGGCAAGCTCGCCGCCGGCCTCGCCAAGCTGAAGCTGCTGGTCATCATGGACCCGCTTGAGACCGAGACCGCCCGTTTCTGGGAGGATCACGGCACCTTCAACAAGGTGAGCCCGGCGGACATCAAGACCGAGGTGATCCAGCTTCCCACCACCTGCTTCGCCGAAGACGAAGGCTCGCTGGTCAATTCCGGCCGCTGGCTGCAATGGCACTGGCCCGGCGGCTCGCCTCCGGGCGAGGCGAAGACCGACACCTGGATCATGGCGCAGATTCATCTGCGGCTGAAGGCGCTGTACCAGAAGGAAGGCGGCGCCTTCCCCGATCCGATCGTCAACCTCAACTGGTCCTACAAGGACCCGGGCGAGCCGACGCCGGAAGAACTGGCGAAGGAGATGAACGGGTCGGTGCTGGTCGATGTCTTCGACCCCGCCGATCCGACCAAGAAGATCCTGGAGGCCGGCAAGCAGCTTTCCGGCTTCGGCCAGATGCGCGACGACGGCACCACGGCGGGCGGCTGCTGGATCTTCTCCGGCTGCTGGACCGAGGCCGGCAACATGATGGCGCGGCGGGACAATTCCGATCCCGGCGACGCCGGCATGTTCCTCAAATGGTCCTATTCCTGGCCGGCCAACCGGCGCGTGCTCTACAACCGCGCCTCCTGCGACCTCGACGGCAAGCCGTGGGACCCCTCGCGCAAGCTGATCGAGTGGGACGGCGCCAAATGGACCGGCTACGACGTGCCGGACATCGCCCCCACCGCCAAGCCGAGGGATGTCGGCCCCTTCATCATGAACCCCGAGGGCACCTCGCGGCTCTGGGTGCGCAAGATGATGCGGGACGGACCGTTCCCGGTGCATTACGAGCCGTTCGAAAGCCCGGTCGCCAATGTCATCGCGCCGAAGATCCGCGGCAACCCGGTGGCGCGCGTGTTCAAGGACGATTGGAAGAGCTTCGCCGACATTGGCGATCCCAACTTCCCCTATGCCGGCACCTCCTACCGTCTCACCGAGCATTTCCACTACTGGACCAAGAACAACCATGTGAACTCGGTCCTGCAGCCGGAACAGTTCGTGGAGATTTCCGAGGAACTGGCGAAGGAAAAGGGCATCGCGCTCGGCGGCTGGGTGCGGGTGTGGTCGAAGCGCGGCGAGCTCTACGCCAAGGCGGTCGTCACCAAGCGCATCAAGCCGATGACCATTGACGGCAAGACGGTGCACATCGTCGGCGTGCCGATCCACTGGGGTTTCGTCGGCTCGGCCCGCAAGGGCTTCCCCGCCAACACGCTCACCCCCTTCGTCGGGGACGCGAATATCGAGACCCCGGAGTTCAAGGCGTTCATGGTCAACATCGAGCCCTCCACCGGGCCGGTGGTGGCATAG
- a CDS encoding formate dehydrogenase subunit gamma, translating to MSASNLKTPQAGHLPDDVEPGDAVRPGHPVQVSRYTVGARINHWITALSLILLALSGLALFTPSLFFLTGLFGGGQWTRAIHPWIGVVLFFSFAGLFLRFWKANLPAREDGTWLARISDVLRGREERLPEIGKYNAGQKFVFWGMSALIVILIASGVVMWDQYFYPYTSIEQKRVAILVHSIAAVAIICVWIIHVYAAIWVKGTIGAMTRGKVTGGWAWRHHRKWLRELVGTRPGKRPPTPAE from the coding sequence ATGAGCGCCAGCAACCTCAAGACCCCGCAGGCGGGCCACCTGCCGGACGATGTGGAACCGGGCGACGCCGTTCGCCCGGGCCACCCGGTCCAGGTGTCGCGCTACACCGTCGGCGCGCGCATCAACCACTGGATCACGGCGCTGAGCCTGATCCTGCTGGCGCTGTCGGGCCTCGCCCTGTTCACGCCGAGCCTGTTCTTCCTCACCGGCCTGTTCGGCGGCGGGCAATGGACGCGGGCGATCCATCCCTGGATCGGCGTGGTGCTGTTCTTCTCCTTCGCGGGGCTGTTCCTGCGCTTCTGGAAGGCCAATCTTCCCGCGCGCGAGGATGGCACCTGGCTCGCCCGCATCAGTGACGTGCTGCGCGGGCGGGAGGAGCGGCTGCCGGAAATCGGCAAGTACAATGCCGGTCAGAAATTCGTCTTCTGGGGTATGTCGGCCCTCATCGTCATCCTCATCGCCAGCGGCGTGGTGATGTGGGACCAGTATTTCTACCCCTACACCAGCATCGAGCAGAAGCGCGTCGCCATCCTCGTTCATTCCATTGCGGCGGTGGCGATCATCTGCGTGTGGATCATCCATGTCTATGCCGCCATCTGGGTCAAGGGCACCATTGGCGCCATGACCCGGGGCAAGGTCACCGGCGGCTGGGCGTGGCGCCACCACCGCAAATGGCTGCGTGAACTGGTCGGCACCCGGCCGGGCAAGCGCCCGCCGACGCCGGCGGAATAG
- the selD gene encoding selenide, water dikinase SelD, protein MLDTPTPAVPFRLTSLAHGGGCGCKLAPAVLRELLAEQPASAGFTRLLVGTETGDDAAVYQLNDDTCLIATTDFFMPMVDDPYVFGRIAATNAISDVYAMGGTPLLALAILGMPLGRLEPAIVREILKGGASIAAEAGIPVAGGHSIDAPEPIYGLAVIGTARPDEIRRNSTARAGDVLILTKPLGVGIYSAAFKKEKLPPAAYDEMVAAMTTLNRIGNALGREAAVHAVTDVTGFGILGHGLEVARGSGLGLEIEAAALPVLTEARALAQAGFVTGASHRNWASYGEGVRLPEGMAEAERHLLTDPQTSGGLLVAVAPEAAERVLSEIRAAGFPRAARIGRAVAGAPAVTVV, encoded by the coding sequence ATGCTCGACACCCCAACCCCAGCCGTCCCGTTCCGCCTCACCAGCCTCGCCCATGGCGGCGGCTGCGGCTGCAAGCTGGCGCCCGCGGTGCTGCGCGAATTGCTGGCGGAACAGCCGGCCAGCGCCGGCTTCACGCGGCTGCTGGTCGGCACCGAGACCGGTGACGACGCGGCGGTCTACCAGTTGAACGACGACACCTGCCTGATCGCCACCACCGACTTTTTCATGCCGATGGTGGACGATCCCTATGTGTTCGGCCGCATCGCCGCCACCAACGCGATTTCCGATGTCTATGCGATGGGCGGCACGCCGCTGCTGGCGCTCGCCATTCTCGGCATGCCGCTCGGCCGGCTGGAGCCGGCCATCGTGCGCGAGATCCTGAAAGGCGGCGCCTCCATCGCCGCCGAGGCCGGCATTCCGGTGGCCGGCGGCCATTCCATCGACGCGCCGGAGCCGATCTACGGGCTCGCTGTGATCGGCACCGCACGGCCCGATGAGATCCGCAGGAACAGCACCGCGCGTGCCGGCGACGTGCTGATCCTCACCAAGCCGCTCGGCGTCGGCATCTATTCCGCCGCGTTCAAGAAGGAGAAGCTCCCACCCGCCGCCTATGACGAGATGGTCGCCGCGATGACGACGCTCAACCGCATCGGCAACGCGCTCGGGCGGGAGGCGGCGGTGCATGCGGTGACCGACGTGACCGGCTTCGGCATTCTCGGCCATGGCCTCGAAGTGGCGCGGGGCTCGGGGCTCGGATTGGAGATCGAGGCGGCGGCGCTGCCCGTGCTCACCGAGGCGCGGGCGCTGGCGCAGGCCGGCTTTGTCACCGGCGCCTCGCACCGCAACTGGGCGAGCTATGGCGAGGGCGTGCGGCTGCCGGAGGGGATGGCGGAGGCGGAGCGCCACCTGCTCACCGACCCGCAGACCTCCGGCGGGCTCCTGGTGGCGGTGGCGCCGGAGGCGGCGGAGCGGGTGCTTTCCGAAATCCGCGCTGCCGGTTTCCCCCGTGCCGCGCGGATCGGCCGGGCGGTGGCGGGGGCGCCGGCCGTCACGGTGGTGTGA
- a CDS encoding transglutaminase-like domain-containing protein, with protein sequence MTTRRDFLKTGVALAAVAAAPHAALAQAAGPAAAAAFAPKPGKWRDFEVVTVLDVKPVEGQTGPAQAWVPLPSYTASDWMKPGESTWKTNAATAEVVKDAHYGAQMLHLTWAPGEEKPRVEITSRFSTRDRATDFAAPGKVAALSAEERALFLAPTDLIPTDGIVKATADKITAGKTSDLEKSRAIYEWVVENTYRNAATRGCGTGDVGSLLASGNLGGKCADLNALFVGLNRAAGIPARDLYGIRVAPSAFGYKSLGANSPTISKAQHCRAEVWLDGFGWVATDPADVRKVVLEEPPGKNALDDAKVVAARAALFGSWEGNWLAYNDGHDIALPGSNGPKLGFLMYPQAEVASLRHDCLDPDAFTYVIKASEVSA encoded by the coding sequence ATGACCACTCGCCGTGACTTCCTCAAGACCGGCGTCGCCCTCGCCGCCGTCGCTGCCGCCCCGCACGCCGCCCTCGCCCAGGCCGCCGGCCCGGCCGCTGCCGCCGCTTTCGCGCCGAAACCGGGCAAATGGCGCGATTTCGAGGTGGTCACCGTGCTCGACGTGAAGCCGGTGGAGGGCCAGACCGGCCCGGCGCAGGCGTGGGTACCGCTCCCCTCCTATACCGCCAGCGACTGGATGAAGCCGGGGGAGAGCACCTGGAAGACCAACGCCGCCACCGCCGAGGTGGTGAAAGACGCGCATTATGGAGCGCAGATGCTGCATCTGACCTGGGCGCCGGGCGAGGAAAAGCCCCGTGTCGAGATCACCTCGCGCTTTTCCACCCGCGACCGCGCCACCGATTTTGCCGCGCCGGGCAAGGTGGCGGCGCTGTCGGCCGAGGAGCGGGCGCTGTTCCTCGCCCCCACGGACCTCATCCCCACCGACGGCATCGTCAAGGCCACCGCCGACAAGATAACCGCCGGCAAGACCTCGGACCTTGAGAAGTCCCGCGCGATCTATGAATGGGTGGTTGAGAACACCTATCGTAACGCGGCGACGCGCGGCTGCGGCACCGGCGATGTCGGCTCGCTGCTGGCGAGCGGCAATCTCGGCGGCAAATGTGCGGATCTCAACGCGCTTTTCGTCGGGCTGAACCGCGCCGCCGGCATTCCCGCGCGCGACCTCTACGGCATCCGCGTGGCCCCCTCCGCCTTCGGCTATAAGAGCCTGGGCGCCAATTCGCCGACCATTTCCAAGGCGCAGCACTGCCGCGCCGAGGTGTGGCTCGACGGCTTTGGCTGGGTGGCGACCGATCCGGCCGATGTGCGCAAGGTGGTGCTGGAGGAGCCGCCGGGCAAGAACGCGCTGGACGACGCCAAGGTGGTGGCGGCGCGCGCGGCGCTGTTCGGTTCCTGGGAGGGCAACTGGCTCGCCTATAATGACGGCCACGACATCGCCCTGCCGGGCTCGAACGGGCCGAAGCTCGGCTTCCTCATGTACCCGCAGGCCGAAGTGGCGAGCCTGCGCCATGACTGCCTCGATCCCGACGCCTTCACCTATGTCATCAAGGCGAGCGAAGTGAGCGCGTGA
- the fdxH gene encoding formate dehydrogenase subunit beta, with the protein MFPAIPNPNVATDAATPRFGEKDILRRSASTVTPPAERLTEVAKLIDVSKCIGCKACQAACLEWNNLTEEIGFNHGIYTNPMDLTPDTFTLMRFTEWVNPETDNLEWLIRKDGCMHCEDPGCLKACPAPGAIVQYSNGIVDFQHDNCIGCGYCIKGCPFNIPRISKVDHTAYKCTLCSDRVAVGQGPACQKACPTQAIVFGTKDEMKEWADFRIKDLKSRGFENAGLYDPPGVGGTHVMYVLHHADTPSIYAGLPDNPRISPIVDAWKGVTKYVGLAVMGFAAAAGFLHYVVAGPNKVSEEDEENAERLADGTPPPPTAASAGHSEGRTP; encoded by the coding sequence ATGTTTCCTGCGATCCCCAATCCCAACGTCGCCACCGACGCCGCCACTCCGCGCTTCGGCGAGAAGGACATTCTCCGCCGCAGCGCTTCCACGGTCACGCCGCCCGCTGAGCGGCTGACCGAGGTGGCCAAGCTGATCGATGTCTCCAAATGCATCGGCTGCAAGGCCTGCCAGGCCGCGTGCCTGGAATGGAACAACCTCACCGAGGAGATCGGCTTCAACCACGGGATCTACACCAATCCCATGGACCTGACGCCGGACACCTTCACGCTGATGCGCTTTACCGAATGGGTGAACCCCGAGACGGACAATCTCGAATGGCTCATCCGCAAGGATGGCTGCATGCATTGCGAGGATCCGGGCTGCCTCAAGGCCTGCCCGGCTCCCGGCGCCATCGTGCAGTATTCCAACGGCATCGTGGACTTCCAGCACGACAACTGCATTGGCTGCGGCTACTGCATCAAGGGCTGCCCGTTCAACATCCCGCGCATCTCCAAGGTCGACCACACTGCCTATAAATGCACGCTCTGCTCCGACCGTGTCGCCGTCGGCCAGGGCCCGGCCTGCCAGAAGGCATGCCCGACCCAGGCCATCGTCTTCGGCACCAAGGACGAGATGAAGGAGTGGGCCGACTTCCGCATCAAGGACCTGAAGTCGCGCGGCTTCGAGAACGCCGGCCTCTACGATCCGCCGGGCGTGGGCGGCACCCATGTGATGTATGTGCTGCACCATGCCGACACGCCGTCCATCTATGCCGGCCTGCCGGACAATCCGCGCATCTCGCCCATTGTCGATGCGTGGAAGGGCGTGACCAAATATGTCGGCCTCGCCGTGATGGGCTTCGCCGCCGCCGCCGGCTTCCTGCATTATGTCGTCGCCGGGCCGAACAAGGTGTCGGAAGAGGATGAGGAGAATGCCGAGCGGCTCGCCGACGGCACCCCGCCGCCGCCGACCGCCGCCTCGGCCGGCCACAGCGAGGGGAGGACGCCATGA
- the larA gene encoding nickel-dependent lactate racemase: MSHTGLELAFGRGALRLTLPPEAKPTLLRKATLPKLPDNAAAIRHALAHPVDAAPLADLAKGRNSACILICDITRPVPNRLFLRPMIETLIAAGIPAGAITVLVATGLHRPNEGEELAELVGDPWVLEHVRVKNHFARDEAAHVDLGPTPTRGTPVFIDRRFVEAELRIATGLVEPHFMAGWSGGRKVVAPGVAGHQTIRTFHSARFMEDPLAVQCNLIGNPLHEEQLEIVRKLGDVYALNTVLDETRDLVFVSFGEIIASHLAAVDFVEGATIIEAPRRYATVVTSSAGYPLDKTYYQTVKGMVTPLDILEPGGTLIIASECSEGFGSEEFRAAQARLVELGPERFLATLTAKTLADVDEWQTEMQLKPMRVGRIQLYTTGLSEEERRITAVEIVPDLDAAIAASLKRSGDNALAIIPEGPYVIPVCRPTQAAA, translated from the coding sequence ATGTCTCACACGGGTCTCGAACTCGCCTTCGGGCGCGGCGCGCTGCGCCTCACTCTGCCGCCGGAGGCAAAGCCCACCCTGTTGCGCAAGGCGACGCTGCCCAAGCTGCCGGACAATGCGGCGGCGATCCGCCATGCCCTCGCCCATCCCGTCGATGCCGCGCCACTGGCGGACCTCGCCAAGGGGCGCAACAGCGCCTGCATCCTCATCTGCGACATCACCCGCCCGGTGCCGAACCGGCTGTTCCTGCGGCCGATGATCGAGACGCTGATCGCCGCCGGCATTCCGGCCGGGGCCATCACCGTGCTTGTCGCGACCGGCCTGCACCGTCCCAATGAGGGGGAAGAACTGGCGGAACTGGTCGGCGACCCCTGGGTGCTGGAACATGTGCGGGTGAAGAATCATTTCGCCCGCGATGAGGCGGCCCATGTTGACCTTGGCCCGACGCCGACGCGCGGCACGCCCGTGTTCATCGACCGGCGCTTTGTCGAGGCGGAGCTGCGCATCGCCACCGGGCTGGTGGAGCCGCATTTCATGGCCGGCTGGTCCGGCGGGCGCAAGGTCGTGGCGCCGGGCGTCGCCGGGCACCAGACCATCCGCACCTTCCATTCCGCCCGCTTCATGGAAGACCCGCTGGCGGTGCAGTGCAATCTCATTGGCAACCCGCTGCATGAGGAGCAATTGGAGATCGTCCGCAAGCTCGGCGATGTCTATGCGCTGAACACCGTGCTGGACGAGACGCGCGATCTGGTCTTCGTCTCCTTCGGCGAGATCATCGCCAGCCACCTCGCAGCGGTGGACTTTGTCGAGGGCGCCACCATCATCGAGGCGCCGCGCCGCTATGCGACGGTGGTAACGTCTTCAGCCGGCTATCCACTCGACAAGACCTATTATCAGACAGTCAAGGGCATGGTGACGCCGCTCGATATCCTTGAGCCCGGCGGCACGCTGATCATCGCCTCGGAATGTTCGGAAGGTTTCGGCAGCGAGGAATTCCGCGCCGCGCAGGCGCGGCTTGTGGAACTGGGCCCGGAGCGCTTCCTCGCTACCCTCACCGCCAAGACGCTGGCCGATGTCGATGAATGGCAGACCGAGATGCAGCTCAAGCCCATGCGGGTCGGGCGCATCCAGCTTTACACGACCGGTCTGAGCGAGGAGGAACGGCGCATCACCGCGGTGGAGATCGTGCCCGACCTCGATGCCGCGATCGCGGCGAGCCTGAAGCGCTCCGGCGACAACGCGCTCGCCATCATTCCCGAGGGGCCCTATGTGATCCCGGTCTGCCGGCCGACGCAGGCGGCGGCGTGA
- the fdhE gene encoding formate dehydrogenase accessory protein FdhE — translation MSQNLQPDPSVIGTVSTPPFAVLPDPAHLFGVRAKRLRTYAAVSPLKPYLDFVAGLIEAQQAIVPSLPPVEAPDPEKLEQARAFEMPALERAATRLDDTLESTLDQLFDAAAGVSMPEEAGQALTRVRLADGAVRAQMVRDVLAHDLPVERLAEHVYVAAGLQVHFARLAATLDAKKLVPVGDGVCPACGGPPVASLIVEWPNAHGNRFCACSLCSTLWNYVRIRCCACGTTKGIGYQEIDGSPGTVKAETCDECRTYVKVMYQNKDVTIEPVADDIGTLGLDLMMRQGPYRRAAFNPFLLGY, via the coding sequence ATGTCGCAGAACCTTCAGCCCGATCCCAGCGTGATCGGCACCGTCTCCACCCCGCCCTTCGCGGTGCTGCCCGACCCCGCGCATCTGTTCGGTGTGCGGGCGAAGCGGCTGCGCACTTATGCGGCGGTGAGCCCGCTCAAGCCCTATCTCGATTTCGTCGCCGGCCTTATCGAGGCGCAGCAGGCCATCGTGCCGTCCCTGCCGCCGGTGGAGGCGCCCGACCCGGAGAAGCTGGAGCAGGCCCGCGCCTTCGAAATGCCAGCGCTGGAGCGCGCCGCCACCCGGCTCGACGACACGCTGGAGTCCACGCTCGACCAGTTGTTCGACGCCGCTGCCGGCGTGAGCATGCCGGAAGAAGCCGGGCAGGCGCTCACCCGCGTGCGCCTCGCCGATGGCGCCGTGCGGGCGCAGATGGTGCGCGACGTGCTGGCGCATGATCTGCCGGTGGAGCGCCTCGCCGAGCATGTCTATGTCGCCGCCGGGCTTCAGGTGCATTTCGCCCGTCTTGCCGCGACGCTCGACGCGAAAAAGCTGGTGCCGGTGGGCGATGGCGTGTGCCCGGCCTGCGGCGGGCCGCCGGTGGCCTCGCTCATCGTCGAATGGCCGAACGCCCATGGCAACCGCTTCTGCGCCTGCTCGCTCTGTTCGACGCTGTGGAACTATGTCCGCATCCGCTGCTGCGCCTGTGGCACCACCAAGGGCATCGGCTATCAGGAAATCGACGGCAGCCCCGGCACGGTGAAGGCGGAAACCTGCGACGAGTGCCGCACCTATGTGAAGGTGATGTACCAGAACAAGGATGTCACCATCGAGCCGGTGGCGGACGATATCGGCACGCTGGGGCTCGATCTGATGATGCGGCAGGGGCCCTATCGCCGCGCCGCCTTCAATCCCTTCCTGCTCGGCTATTGA
- a CDS encoding TlpA family protein disulfide reductase: MTIPRVRRSILAVRAWAAPACRGEKNLILLTAVASLASLALAGAGPARAGAPLQPGTVPPELELASLDHGPQTLAALAGRPVLVHFFATWCAPCRDEMAGLTRLASRRAAGPLALLVVDVGEVPVRVRRFFAAQPVPFPVLLDEDRAALKAWKVPGLPATFVLDASHALRIVADGPVDWDDPAADRLLDTLSDPAGVPLGAALPPLHLNETTRENAP; encoded by the coding sequence TTGACGATTCCCCGGGTCCGGCGCAGCATCCTTGCCGTGCGCGCCTGGGCGGCTCCCGCGTGTCGGGGCGAAAAGAACCTCATCCTGCTGACGGCCGTTGCTTCCCTTGCGTCATTGGCGCTGGCGGGAGCCGGGCCGGCGCGTGCCGGCGCGCCGCTGCAACCGGGCACCGTGCCGCCTGAGCTGGAGCTTGCCTCGCTCGACCATGGCCCGCAGACGCTCGCGGCGCTCGCCGGGCGTCCGGTGCTGGTTCACTTCTTCGCGACCTGGTGCGCGCCCTGCCGCGACGAGATGGCCGGACTGACACGGCTTGCGTCGCGACGGGCGGCGGGACCGCTCGCCCTCCTGGTGGTGGATGTCGGCGAGGTGCCGGTGCGGGTGCGCCGCTTCTTCGCCGCCCAGCCAGTGCCCTTTCCCGTGCTGCTGGACGAGGACCGCGCCGCGCTCAAGGCGTGGAAGGTCCCCGGCCTGCCTGCCACCTTCGTGCTCGATGCTTCCCATGCCCTGCGCATCGTCGCCGATGGGCCGGTGGACTGGGACGACCCTGCCGCCGACCGCCTGCTCGACACGCTGTCCGATCCGGCGGGCGTGCCCCTCGGGGCCGCGCTGCCTCCGCTCCACCTCAATGAAACGACCCGGGAGAATGCGCCATGA